ACGCTCATGGCTCCTGTAATCGACTGATACTTTTGTTGTTTAACCTGTATCTCCGTAAAAAGAGGAACGTTCTCTTCGCGGAACAGGTCGAGCGCATTCTTTATGCTCCTGATCAGGACATGGTATTTATCCTGATCCAGTTGTTCGGTAAAAGGGTTGTCAATAAACTTTTTATTCAGATCGTTTGCCAAAGGGGCAATTTTAGGCTCAATTTCGGTAGCAAAGTACTGAAAGTCTTTGAGCAGGCTTTCACTGGCCGTATCGCAGGTCATGCGGATATACCTCCATGCGAAATCTTCCTCGAGTACCGCTTCTAGTTCGCTGCGGTTCTGTAACCATCGTTCGAGCTCTACGACCGACTGGATTTCCCTCGCTTTTAGTTCGTTAAATAATGGCTCTATGTTTTCCCATTTTATCTCCAGGTTTTCGGGGACGTATGTTCTTGATTTTTTCTTAATGATCATGATCCTTCCAGATTTGATTAATACTCTGCTAAGTTAAACCAAATTCGGGTCATGTTGTTGTCAAACTCATTTAGCTTTATAAAACGTGTTTGCCAGGTGTTGTATTCCATCGCGATAGGACGTTGGATTTACAGAGAAGGCCTTTCCAAATTTAGACGAATCAACATTATAGTCGTACTCGTACTGGTAATACATTTCCACTGTCCCTTTTATTACCGGGTTGAACAATCCAAGGGTTCGCAGCATAAGATTGTTTACTTTCATAAAAGAAGGTTTTACCGAGAAGATATCAGCAGCGAGGTTTATAAAGTCGTAACCCTTCATTGCCGGAGCCGTAGGTAAATGCCAGATCTGATTGCCTGATTCGGGGCGCTGCCCAAGCAGGAAGACTCCTTTTGCTGCATCCGGAATATAAATGAAGGAGTGCAGCGTATCAGGGTTACCGAGCCATTGCGCCTTTTGTTTTTTTGAGTATTTATCCAGCACCATCATGTCGAAGAAGCTGTTCATAGAATCGGTCGCTCCATAGAAGTCAGCAGCGCGTGCTATGGTTGCATTGAGGTTTCCTGCCTTTACTTCGTCCATGAGTGCAGTAGCGATCTTTGCCCGCACTTCTCCCTTTTCGCTCGATGGATTGTATGGTGTTTCTTCTGTCATCGGGCCCTGAACACGACCGTACATGTAAACATTATCGAAAAAGATCAGTCGTGCGCCGCTTTCTTTGGTAGCGTCAATTACATTTTTCATTATTACAGGCCACTGCTCTTTCCATACTTCCTTATCATATTTAAGTCCGGCACAGAGGTAGATCACTTCGGATCCTTTTGTGGCAGTCAGGACCTCTTTAGAGTTTAACAAGTCTGCCCTTAACCATGTTGCTTTGTCGCTGATCGTCACCGGTCTCCGGCTTACCAGGCGTACCTGATCGTCGTTTTTTATTAATTCGAGAGCCAGCGCATTGGCCACCGGCCCTCCGGCCCCAAGTATTGTGTGCATAACTGATTTATTTAGTAATGCAAACTTACTAAAGCGCAGGTTGTGAAAACGTTAACAAAAGATAAGAAAATGCTTTTGTCTGCCAGGGATTATATGGCAAAAGAATGTGCGGGACTTACAACCCGTTTTCTGATGCGTGAAAGTGAAACGGGTGTGATGCCAAGGTAGTTCGCTATATAATGTTGAGGGATACGGTGGATTATATCCGATCCGCTTTGCAGCAACTGGAGGTAACGTTCTTCGGGCGTTTGGGTAACAAATGAGAATACCCTGTCTTCATAGCAACAGATAGTGGCTTCGGCGACCATACGGCCAAAACGCTCCATTTTCAAGTTTACACGTTCATCTGTAAGGAGCAGCTGAAGACTGGCGCCTGAAAAAACAATCATTTCGGTGTTCTCAAGCGCTTCGACGTGCAGAAGAGAGGGCTGATGGGTAAGAAAGCTTTTATAAGAGCTTACAAGATCGTTTTCAAGGCTGAAGTAGGTTGTTACTTCTTCTCCATCTTTTACATGAAAATAGCGGGCGGAACCTTTCAGAATAAAGCCTACCTCATTGCACACCCGGCCCGATTCAACAAAGAGCGCTTTCTTTCTCAGCTTCCTTAAAAACAGATGTTCAGAGAAAATACTCCATTCTTCGTTGTTAAAAGTCACAAAGCTGGTGAGGTAATCTCTGAATACGTTCAGTTGCTTTTCAGCAGGCTTTTCCATAATGAGGCGTTATCTGAAATAAATGTCGAGCAGAAAACAGACAGCGAAAATAACAGAGGCGATCCCGTTGGTGGTGCCGAAAGCGCGTCCAACCTTACTCAAGTCATCGGGTTTAACAAGACGGTGCTGGTAAATCAAAAGTAGGATAAAGAAGACGACTCCGGTAATATAAAATCCCCCTAAGGTGGTATAAAACATGGGTAGGGTTACAAAGATAACGCTTAATACATGGAGGAATGAAGATACAGCCAGCGCTCTTTTTCTGCCCAGCCATGCCGGAATAGAAAAGAGTTTTTCCTGTTTATCAAATTCATCGTCCTGGAGAGAGTAAATTATATCGAAACCACTTACCCAGCATACCACTGCCAGCGAAAAGAAGATGGGCAGCAGGGCGAACTCTCCCGTTACAACAAGGTAAGCGCCAATAGGGGCAAGGCCCAGACCGATTCCCAGTATCAGGTGGCATAAAGGCGTGAAGCGCTTGGTGAAACTATAACCCAAAACGACTGCGAGCGCCACGGGCGATAAATAAAAGCACAATGTATTAATAAAATAGGTGGTGAAAATAAACAGGACGCAGTTGGTGATAGTAAAAAGCAGCGCGTTTTTTGCGGGGATCTTACCTGCGGGGATATCCCTAATGGCAGTCCTCGGGTTCTTTGCATCGAAGTTGCGGTCGAGATACCGGTTAAAGGCCATCGCCGAGTTTCTGGCAAAGACCATACAGAGGATCATAAACGCGAGCTTCATCCAGTCGAACTGATATTCGGTGGTGCTTAAAGCCAGAAAAAAACCAATAAACGCAAAAGGCATTGCGAAGATGGTATGAGCAAAGAGTACGAGTGATAAATATTTC
The window above is part of the Arcticibacter tournemirensis genome. Proteins encoded here:
- a CDS encoding NAD-dependent epimerase/dehydratase family protein, which codes for MHTILGAGGPVANALALELIKNDDQVRLVSRRPVTISDKATWLRADLLNSKEVLTATKGSEVIYLCAGLKYDKEVWKEQWPVIMKNVIDATKESGARLIFFDNVYMYGRVQGPMTEETPYNPSSEKGEVRAKIATALMDEVKAGNLNATIARAADFYGATDSMNSFFDMMVLDKYSKKQKAQWLGNPDTLHSFIYIPDAAKGVFLLGQRPESGNQIWHLPTAPAMKGYDFINLAADIFSVKPSFMKVNNLMLRTLGLFNPVIKGTVEMYYQYEYDYNVDSSKFGKAFSVNPTSYRDGIQHLANTFYKAK
- a CDS encoding Crp/Fnr family transcriptional regulator gives rise to the protein MEKPAEKQLNVFRDYLTSFVTFNNEEWSIFSEHLFLRKLRKKALFVESGRVCNEVGFILKGSARYFHVKDGEEVTTYFSLENDLVSSYKSFLTHQPSLLHVEALENTEMIVFSGASLQLLLTDERVNLKMERFGRMVAEATICCYEDRVFSFVTQTPEERYLQLLQSGSDIIHRIPQHYIANYLGITPVSLSRIRKRVVSPAHSFAI
- a CDS encoding 4-hydroxybenzoate octaprenyltransferase, whose amino-acid sequence is MKKYLSLVLFAHTIFAMPFAFIGFFLALSTTEYQFDWMKLAFMILCMVFARNSAMAFNRYLDRNFDAKNPRTAIRDIPAGKIPAKNALLFTITNCVLFIFTTYFINTLCFYLSPVALAVVLGYSFTKRFTPLCHLILGIGLGLAPIGAYLVVTGEFALLPIFFSLAVVCWVSGFDIIYSLQDDEFDKQEKLFSIPAWLGRKRALAVSSFLHVLSVIFVTLPMFYTTLGGFYITGVVFFILLLIYQHRLVKPDDLSKVGRAFGTTNGIASVIFAVCFLLDIYFR